The bacterium region GTGATAGCGGATGAGGACTACTCGTACAACCCGTTCAACCCACCCGGCATCAATCCGGATTGGAAGTACTACACGATTTACCACGGGGATTGGGAGGATTATTGGGCCTGGGATACCGTGTATCTCGACCTGACGGATTAAGGAGATGGAGCCATGAAAAGGATTGCGACCCTGTTAATGTTCGTCGCGTTCTCGGTCGTTCCCGTCGCGGCCGATGACGACCTCGAGGTCCTGTGGGACCAGTGCTTCGACTACCTGTTAATGATGGGCGGCTTTGGGATATACGGCGAGCACTACACCCAGGACGACTTCACCCTGGAGACGGACGCGGAAATCGAGGTCGTGGAATTCTGGGCACACTACTACCCCGAGGAGCCCGCTTACCACCTGTCGTTCTGGGCGAACGTGCGCTACGACCAGTACGGCATGCCCGGTGCGTACTACTTCAGGGACTGGGTAGGCCCTGACGATTTGGAAGAAATCGACACCGGATTCGATTACAACGGACATATCCTGTACCTGTACCGGCTGCACATCGAGCCCTGCCACATCGAAGCCGGGACGCCGTTCTGGCTCGAAATCCGCTCGGACGCCGAGAACTGCATGTGGGGTATCAAAGGCGGCGGCAACCTGTACTACCAGTGGTACCAATGGCATCAAGCGACCTATTTCCGCCTCCTGGGCACGCCCGAGGACACCGGCGTCCAGACCGCGAGCTGGGGGGAGATAAAGGCGGGGTTCTCGGACTAGCGTCCATGTATAGCAGTCACCGCGCGTCCAAACGTAGGGCGGGGATTCAATCCCCGCCGCTTTCACACCACACCCCGGCTGCGATGACTTAGGGGCGGGTGTCCACACCCGCCTGCGGGCGGCCGCAGGGGATGCATCCCACGGGCCGCCCCTGGACTACCGGCCCTAAAAAAACCGCGAAACCCGCGGCAATCGTACAACCGTAAAAAAGGAGGCGACCCCTCCTTCTTTTTCAACCCTTCCGACCCCGCTCCCCTACTGGACCATGTAGTAGATGGGATCCACGGCGATGCCGTTGAGCCGGACCTCGTAGTGGAGGTGGGGTCCCGTGGTGGCGCCGGTGATGCCGATGGCGCCCACCACGCTGCCGGCGTTCACCCGCTCACCCACCTGGTAGGCCACGGAGCTCAAATGGGCGTAGCGGGTCTGGTAGCCGTTCCCGTGGTCAATCCAGACGGTCAGCCCGTAGGCCCCCAGGAAACCGGACTCGACGACCACGCCGCTGGCCGGTGTGCGCACCGGGGTACCGATGGGCGCCGCGATGTCGAGTCCCTGATGGGGGCCGTGCCAACGCGGATCGCCTAAGTAGCCGGTGATCACCCCCTGGACGGGGACGCCATAGGGAACGTCGGGACTGATGGTGGAGATGCGCTTTTCCAGCTCCCGGACCAGTTTGTACATTTCCTGGGAGAGGCCGGCCATGTCGGATAGAAGCGCGGCTTCCGCGGCGGCGTACTCCTGGGTATCGTGGTTGACGAAGTTCAGCCCGAAGGTGGTGACGGCCACCCGCTCATCCCCTGACCTGGGATTTGCGGAGCGCCCGAGGGGTAAGCCCGTCCCCCCGCCCTGTCCCAGGAGGTCTGCCGCCTGCTCCTCGTCCAGCTTGAACCCGGCCATGATTCTCAGGTTCTTGTAGAAATTCTGCAGTTGGGTGAGCTGGATGCGGATGTTGCGCATGGAGCGCTCGTAGGCCCGTTTGTCACGCTCGGCGGCCGCCCGGAGCGCCGAGAGCTCGGAGCCGGAGATCATCGCCGCCTCTTTGTACTCGGACACCCGTCGGGCGAGGAAGTCGCCGCGTTCCTCGAGGGGCTTCAAATCGTGGACCGTGTTGTTGAATAAAAGGGCGTAGTACAGCGCCGTCCCGCCCAGCCCCAGGATCAGGGCGGCGGCGAAGACGACGGCCCCCACCAGCAGCCAGCGCCTGACGAGGTAGGGCCGCGCCGCACCGCCGGTGTGGGGCACGATGACCACGGAGATGTGTCGGGAAAGGGGCATTCCGCATCTACTCCGCGGGGACGTAGATAAACCAGGCGCCGTTGCGGTGGACGAGGGTGAAGGAGTACTGATCCGAGTACCGGTTGCCGTAGGGGTCGAGGAACACCTGTCGGGCCAGCACGCGGCGCTCGTCCTCGGAGCGTTCCTCGACCTGGATTACCTCGTGTTCCACGATCTCGTCCAGGAAGTACTCACGCTCGGCGGTGGGTTCGAGTTCCCGCCGCGCGGCCTTCACCTCGTCCGGGGAGAGTTCGTCCCACGCCGGGAACCAGAGGCAGGCGACCAGCGCCTCGGTGTCCCGGGCGTTGTTCGCCCGGACGAAATCGTCGTAAACGCCTTCCGGAGCGGACCCGCCGCAGAAGGCGAAAAGCAACAGTAAAACCGGAAGCAAGATTCGCCACATCGTCCATCGGCTCCGCGTTAGTGAACCTAACAGAAGAATTTCAAAAAAACAACCCGCCGCGTAAAGGCCGCCCGCTCAATGAGAAAGACCGGCCCGGGCCGGTCTCGGCGGATCACTCCCCCGTCAACCGGGGTGTCGGTTCGGTATCGGCGAAGCCACGCCCGGCTGAACTGCTCCCCCCGACTACTGGGGTGTCAGGGAAAGTGGATAGGTGACCCTGACCGAGCCGCCCTCGATGGCGGAAAAGCTCAGGCCGCGGATTCCGCTCAGTATCGGTCCGATCAGGTTGGCATCGGGCAGGGTACTATTTGAGAAGGTGGCGTTCTCCACGGAACCGTCCGGCTGGATGCCGAAGATGATACTGATGGAGCCGCTGGCGTTGGGGTTGGTCTTTAAAAGCTCGTTGTACTTCTGCCTTGCCTGTCCGAGGGCCGAGGAGACGGCGGCGCGGATTTCGGTCTGCGAACGACCCGGATCAGCCGCACCCTCGCCGGTTATCTGCACCGGTCCGGCGACCCCGATCTTACCCGTGCGCCCCTGGACCTGGGGACCGCCTGTATCCACCTCCGGAGTTTCGGCGTGGAGCTGCTTCTCCCTCTCCACTTTGAGCTCCGTGCGCTGTTCCTCCAACTGGGAGCGCTCCGCCTCCAGGGAAACGACCAGCCCGACGTTTCCGGCGGCGCTGGCCTGGGCGATGGCCTTGTCTATCTGCGTCAGGCGACTGTCTATGGCCGCCAGACGGTCGTCTATCCCCTTGATCCGCTCCCTGAGCTCGGCGCTCAGCTCCTCGGTTTTCGTCGTTTTGCTTATGAGATCGATGGTGAGCCAGGTTCCCCCGATGGCGACGATAGCGATGATGACGACGACCAGGGTGGTCTGGCGCTTGCGGCGCTTCTTGACCGCCCGCTCCATGTTCATTATCTCGTCGGACTCGGCCTCGAGCTCCTTGGCCCGTCTATCCAGGTCCGCGCGCTGTAAATCGAGCGCGGCGGCCTGCTCCTTGGTCATCTCGGCCTGTTTGGCCAGATCCTCGAGCTCCAGGCGCTCGGCCTCGAGCCTGCGCTGTTCGGAGAGAATCCTCTCGCGCTCGGCCTTCTGCCCCTCGTAGGTGAGGATGGTGGCCGACCCTGACCCGACG contains the following coding sequences:
- a CDS encoding M23 family metallopeptidase, which produces MPLSRHISVVIVPHTGGAARPYLVRRWLLVGAVVFAAALILGLGGTALYYALLFNNTVHDLKPLEERGDFLARRVSEYKEAAMISGSELSALRAAAERDKRAYERSMRNIRIQLTQLQNFYKNLRIMAGFKLDEEQAADLLGQGGGTGLPLGRSANPRSGDERVAVTTFGLNFVNHDTQEYAAAEAALLSDMAGLSQEMYKLVRELEKRISTISPDVPYGVPVQGVITGYLGDPRWHGPHQGLDIAAPIGTPVRTPASGVVVESGFLGAYGLTVWIDHGNGYQTRYAHLSSVAYQVGERVNAGSVVGAIGITGATTGPHLHYEVRLNGIAVDPIYYMVQ
- a CDS encoding AgmX/PglI C-terminal domain-containing protein, translated to MADEEKKLFLKIDGRQYGPVSVETVKKWIDESRLGPDDYVRLSTQKVWVHAKNVEHLNSIFHMSKTKARTEAFTSWIDAVGSGSATILTYEGQKAERERILSEQRRLEAERLELEDLAKQAEMTKEQAAALDLQRADLDRRAKELEAESDEIMNMERAVKKRRKRQTTLVVVIIAIVAIGGTWLTIDLISKTTKTEELSAELRERIKGIDDRLAAIDSRLTQIDKAIAQASAAGNVGLVVSLEAERSQLEEQRTELKVEREKQLHAETPEVDTGGPQVQGRTGKIGVAGPVQITGEGAADPGRSQTEIRAAVSSALGQARQKYNELLKTNPNASGSISIIFGIQPDGSVENATFSNSTLPDANLIGPILSGIRGLSFSAIEGGSVRVTYPLSLTPQ